Proteins found in one Camelus bactrianus isolate YW-2024 breed Bactrian camel chromosome 5, ASM4877302v1, whole genome shotgun sequence genomic segment:
- the LOC105063632 gene encoding intestinal-type alkaline phosphatase-like — MQGAWVLLLLLGLGLRLSIGVIPVEEETPAFWNRQAAQALDAAKKLQPIQTAAKNLIIFLGDGMGVPTVTATRILKGQMSGKPGPETPLAMDQFPYLALSKTYNVDRQVPDSAGTATAYLCGVKANYRTIGVSAAARYNQCNTTQGNEVTSVMNRAKKAGKSVGIVTTTRVQHASPAGTYAHTVNRNWYSDADLSADAKTQGCQDIATQLINNMDIDVILGGGRKYMFPEKTPDPEYPQDAKQNGVRQDKRNLVQEWQAKHQGAQYVWNRTALMQASNDSSVTHLMGLFEPADMKYEAQRDLTKDPSLAEMTEAALRLLSRNPLGFYLFVEGGRIDHGHHDGIAYMALTEAVMFDTAVDKANQLTSEKDTLILVTADHSHVFSFGGYTLRGTSIFGLAPSKASDGKSYTSILYGNGPGFALSGGTRPDVSDSQSEDPTYRQQAAVPLSSETHGGEDVAVFARGPQAHLVHGVQEQSFVAHVMAFAACIEPYTDCSLPTPASPTAAAHPGPAICPPSLALLGGALLLLLAPSLH; from the exons ATGCAGGGGGCCTGggtgctgctgttgctgctgggcCTGGGGCTTCGGCTCTCCATTGGCGTCATTCCAG TtgaggaggagaccccagcctTCTGGAACCGCCAGGCAGCCCAGGCCTTGGACGCCGCTAAGAAGCTGCAACCCATCCAGACGGCCGCCAAGAATCTCATTATCTTCTTGGGGGATG GGATGGGAGTTCCTACAGTGACAGCCACTCGGATCCTGAAGGGACAGATGAGTGGCAAGCCAGGACCCGAGACACCCCTGGCCATGGACCAATTCCCATACCTGGCTCTGTCCAAG ACTTACAACGTGGACAGACAGGTGCCAGACAGTGCAGGCACGGCCACCGCCTACCTGTGTGGGGTCAAGGCCAACTACAGGACCATTGGTGTAAGTGCAGCTGCCCGCTATAACCAGTGCAACACAACACAAGGCAATGAGGTCACCTCCGTGATGAATCGGGCCAAGAAAGCAG GGAAGTCCGTGGGAATCGTGACCACCACAAGGGTGCAGCATGCCTCTCCAGCCGGCACCTACGCACACACAGTGAACCGCAACTGGTACTCAGATGCCGACCTGTCTGCTGATGCGAAGACGCAGGGCTGCCAGGACATCGCCACGCAGCTCATCAACAACATGGACATTGAT GTGATCCTGGGTGGAGGTCGAAAATACATGTTTCCTGAGAAGACCCCAGACCCTGAGTACCCACAGGATGCCAAACAGAATGGAGTCCGGCAGGATAAGCGAAACCTGGTGCAGGAGTGGCAGGCCAAGCACCAG GGTGCCCAGTATGTGTGGAACCGCACGGCACTCATGCAGGCGTCCAATGACTCCAGTGTAACACATCTCATGG GCCTCTTTGAGCCTGCAGACATGAAATATGAAGCCCAGCGAGACCTCACCAAGGACCCATCCTTGGCAGAGATGACGGAGGCAGCCCTGCGCCTGCTGAGCAGGAACCCCCTTGGCTTCTACCTCTTCGTAGAGG GAGGTCGCATTGACCACGGTCACCATGATGGCATAGCTTATATGGCACTGACGGAGGCCGTCATGTTTGACACTGCCGTTGACAAGGCCAACCAGCTCACAAGCGAAAAGGACACACTGATCCTTGTCACTGCTGACCACTCTCACGTCTTCTCTTTTGGTGGCTACACACTGCGTGGAACCTCCATTTTCG gactggcccCCAGCAAGGCCTCTGATGGCAAGTCCTACACGTCCATCCTTTATGGCAATGGCCCTGGCTTTGCGCTCAGCGGAGGCACACGGCCCGACGTCAGTGACAGCCAGAGCG AGGACCCCACGTACCGGCAGCAGGCGGCCGTGCCCCTGTCCAGCGAGACCCACGGCGGCGAGGACGTGGCGGTGTTCGCGCGCGGCCCGCAGGCGCACCTGGTGCACGGCGTGCAGGAGCAGAGCTTCGTGGCGCACGTCATGGCCTTTGCCGCCTGCATCGAGCCCTACACCGACTGCAGCCTGCCGACCCCCGCCAGCCCCACCGCCGCCGCGCACCCGGGGCCGGccatctgccctccctccctggcgCTGCTGGGCGgggcgctgctgctgctgctggcgccTTCCCTGCATTGA